One genomic segment of Kiritimatiella glycovorans includes these proteins:
- a CDS encoding TRAP transporter substrate-binding protein encodes MMKRSFAVLACAGIAGLVFCGCTRDAPRTITLRMAHPLDVSHPIHQAAEFMQRRLAEESGGRVRLEIRPNSQLGSSRECIEQVQMGILDLTVSSAATLEGFIPEMGVFSVPYLFRNEEHYWRVLEGDVGQRILEAGKSVYLRGLCFYDAGSRSFYTRDRIIRTPADLDGMKIRVMQSRVCMQGVRALGATPTPISWGELYTALQQGVVDGAENNPPSFYTSRHYEVCPYYSLDRHFRIPDLLLMSPARWRRLDAEDRDLIERVAQESSRFQRKLWAEHTKQSLEALREEGVEIVRPDRGPFMERGRAVQEQYRGTRLGALIDDIRSY; translated from the coding sequence ATGATGAAACGAAGCTTCGCCGTGCTCGCTTGCGCAGGGATCGCGGGGCTCGTTTTCTGCGGCTGCACACGCGATGCCCCGCGCACGATCACGCTTCGTATGGCGCACCCGCTCGACGTGTCTCATCCGATTCATCAGGCGGCGGAGTTCATGCAGCGGCGGCTCGCGGAAGAAAGCGGCGGCCGGGTCCGGCTGGAGATCCGGCCGAACAGTCAGCTCGGAAGCTCGCGCGAATGCATCGAACAGGTCCAGATGGGGATTCTCGATCTGACGGTCAGTTCGGCGGCGACGCTTGAGGGGTTCATCCCCGAGATGGGGGTGTTCAGCGTGCCCTATCTCTTCAGGAACGAGGAGCATTACTGGCGTGTGCTCGAGGGGGACGTCGGACAACGGATCCTGGAGGCGGGGAAAAGCGTGTATCTCCGGGGCCTGTGTTTTTACGACGCGGGCAGCCGCAGTTTTTATACCCGCGACCGGATCATCCGCACTCCCGCAGATCTCGACGGGATGAAGATCCGCGTCATGCAGAGCCGGGTCTGCATGCAGGGGGTCCGGGCGCTCGGCGCGACGCCGACCCCGATCTCGTGGGGCGAACTTTACACCGCGCTTCAACAGGGGGTGGTCGACGGCGCGGAAAACAATCCCCCCAGTTTCTACACCTCGCGCCATTACGAAGTCTGCCCGTACTACTCGCTAGACCGGCACTTCCGCATCCCCGATCTCCTCCTCATGAGCCCGGCACGCTGGCGTCGGCTCGATGCCGAAGACCGGGACCTGATTGAACGCGTGGCGCAGGAGTCGTCGCGCTTTCAACGGAAACTGTGGGCGGAACACACGAAACAATCGCTGGAGGCCCTGCGCGAGGAGGGCGTGGAGATCGTCCGGCCCGACCGCGGTCCGTTCATGGAACGCGGCCGCGCCGTACAGGAGCAGTACCGCGGCACCAGACTGGGAGCGCTGATCGATGACATCCGAAGCTACTGA
- a CDS encoding TRAP transporter small permease, which yields MTSEATEAGGARRPWHRRLRDALVATLERTVIVLMLVLVLDVLWQVLSRYVLRAPSSWTDELAVFLMTWTALLGAAVAYARRAHLGLDYFAGKLPARHRRRAALFTSAVVFLFAVGAMIVGGIRIVHLNILTGQQSAALAMPMSWLYLALPVSGCFIALFAAEEWAELRAGTDEDAEEGS from the coding sequence ATGACATCCGAAGCTACTGAGGCGGGGGGCGCTCGGCGCCCCTGGCATCGCAGACTGCGCGACGCGCTGGTCGCAACGCTCGAACGAACCGTGATCGTCCTGATGCTGGTGCTTGTGCTGGACGTACTCTGGCAGGTGCTCTCGCGTTACGTCCTGCGGGCGCCGAGTTCATGGACCGACGAGCTCGCGGTGTTTCTGATGACCTGGACCGCGCTGCTCGGCGCGGCGGTCGCCTACGCCCGCCGCGCGCATCTCGGGCTGGACTACTTCGCCGGGAAGCTTCCGGCCCGGCACCGCCGCCGGGCGGCCCTGTTTACCAGCGCCGTGGTCTTCCTGTTCGCCGTCGGCGCGATGATCGTCGGCGGAATCAGAATCGTGCACCTGAACATCCTGACGGGCCAGCAGTCGGCGGCGCTGGCCATGCCGATGTCGTGGCTCTACCTCGCCCTGCCGGTCAGCGGATGCTTTATCGCGCTCTTCGCGGCGGAGGAGTGGGCGGAGCTGCGCGCCGGCACGGATGAGGATGCGGAGGAGGGATCATGA
- a CDS encoding type II toxin-antitoxin system PemK/MazF family toxin — translation MRRGELYRVKRPSTRDPRRFRIFAVVSRQVLIESRFSTVICAPVYTAYEGLTTQVPVGTDEGMKHDCGIHCDELVSIPKAMLTDFVSTLPREKILRLDEALRTALELHND, via the coding sequence GTGAGGCGCGGCGAACTCTATCGAGTCAAGCGCCCCTCCACCCGCGATCCCCGCAGGTTCCGCATCTTTGCCGTGGTAAGCCGACAAGTGCTGATCGAGTCACGGTTCTCAACGGTCATCTGCGCCCCGGTCTACACAGCGTACGAGGGGCTCACGACGCAAGTGCCCGTCGGTACGGATGAAGGGATGAAGCACGACTGCGGCATCCATTGCGACGAACTCGTGAGCATCCCGAAAGCCATGCTGACCGACTTCGTCAGCACGCTTCCTCGGGAGAAAATTCTCCGATTGGACGAGGCGCTGAGAACCGCACTCGAACTTCACAACGACTGA
- a CDS encoding DUF433 domain-containing protein produces MTYLSDRITIDPEQCGGRPCVRGMRICVTDVLDLYSAGLNANQILEEMPHLEDADLKACLQYASKRIDHPVLAA; encoded by the coding sequence ATGACGTATCTGAGTGACCGAATCACAATCGATCCCGAGCAATGCGGGGGACGGCCCTGTGTTCGCGGCATGCGTATCTGCGTGACGGATGTGCTCGATCTCTACTCGGCAGGTCTGAACGCGAACCAGATTCTCGAAGAGATGCCCCATCTGGAAGATGCGGATCTTAAGGCTTGTCTTCAGTACGCGTCCAAGCGTATTGACCACCCGGTACT